In Sphingopyxis sp. CCNWLW2, a single window of DNA contains:
- a CDS encoding nitroreductase: MTGAPGFDDVVVGRRSIRGFLDKPVPKALIAEILEVAMRAPSSFNNQCWNFSVVTGEPLAAIRRGNTDGILAGKPDSREFRRFDGIADDHRARQIEIAKQLFGAMGIARDDKDARQDWVLRGFRQFDAPVSIVVTYDRVLLGSDIAPFDCGAVTNALVNAAWSRGLGCVINSQGIMQSPVVREHACIPDDQVIMICVAMGWPDADFPANAVVSNRKNVDDAVRFVGFDD; this comes from the coding sequence GTGACGGGCGCACCCGGTTTCGATGACGTCGTCGTCGGACGCCGCTCGATCCGCGGTTTCCTCGACAAGCCTGTGCCGAAAGCGCTGATCGCCGAGATTCTCGAGGTCGCGATGCGCGCGCCCTCGTCGTTCAACAACCAGTGCTGGAATTTCTCGGTCGTCACCGGCGAACCGCTCGCGGCGATCCGCCGGGGCAACACCGACGGCATTCTGGCGGGCAAGCCCGACAGCCGTGAATTTCGCCGCTTCGACGGCATCGCCGACGACCATCGCGCCCGCCAGATCGAGATCGCGAAACAGCTGTTCGGCGCGATGGGCATCGCGCGCGACGACAAGGATGCGCGGCAGGACTGGGTGCTCCGCGGTTTTCGCCAGTTCGACGCGCCGGTCAGCATCGTCGTCACCTATGATCGCGTCCTGCTCGGCAGCGACATCGCGCCGTTCGACTGCGGTGCCGTCACCAATGCGCTCGTCAACGCGGCCTGGTCGCGCGGGCTCGGCTGCGTGATCAACAGCCAGGGCATCATGCAAAGCCCCGTTGTGCGCGAACATGCGTGCATCCCCGACGATCAGGTTATTATGATCTGCGTCGCGATGGGCTGGCCCGATGCCGATTTCCCGGCCAACGCGGTCGTGTCCAACCGCAAGAACGTCGATGACGCGGTGCGCTTCGTCGGTTTCGACGATTAG
- the hemA gene encoding 5-aminolevulinate synthase: protein MNYYDIFARAIDRLHEEGRYRVFIDILRNRGAFPNARCFAGHNGPKPITVWCSNDYLAMGQHPKVIEAMEGALHDVGAGSGGTRNIGGNTHYHIDLEHELADLHGKDGALLFTSGYISNEATLGTLGKLLPNCIIYSDELNHASMIAGIRNSGCEKRVWRHNDLAHLEELLAADDPEAAKLIAFESVYSMDGDVAPLHAICDLAEKYNALTYCDEVHAVGMYGPRGGGISDRDEAASRITIIEGTLGKAFGVMGGYIAADKNIIDVIRSYAPGFIFTTSLSPVLVAGVLASVRHLKSSSVERDAQQEAAAYLKQCFRDAGLPVMDSTTHIVPLMVGDPVRAKKISDILLAEYGVYVQPINFPTVPRGTERLRFTPGPAHDEAMMRELTSALVEIWDRLELQLQKAA from the coding sequence GTGAACTATTACGATATCTTCGCTCGGGCAATCGACCGGCTGCATGAAGAAGGGCGCTACCGCGTCTTCATCGACATCCTGCGCAATCGCGGTGCTTTTCCGAACGCGCGCTGCTTTGCCGGCCATAACGGGCCGAAACCGATTACCGTCTGGTGCTCGAACGACTATCTCGCGATGGGCCAGCATCCCAAGGTCATCGAGGCGATGGAAGGCGCGCTGCACGACGTCGGCGCGGGTTCGGGCGGGACGCGCAACATCGGCGGCAACACCCATTATCATATCGATCTCGAGCATGAGCTCGCCGACCTGCACGGCAAGGATGGCGCGCTGCTCTTCACCTCGGGCTATATCTCGAACGAGGCGACGCTCGGCACGCTCGGCAAGCTGCTCCCGAACTGCATCATCTATTCGGACGAGCTCAACCACGCCTCGATGATCGCGGGCATCCGCAACTCGGGCTGCGAAAAGCGCGTGTGGCGCCACAACGACCTCGCCCACCTCGAGGAACTGCTCGCGGCCGACGATCCCGAGGCGGCGAAGCTGATCGCGTTCGAAAGCGTCTATTCGATGGACGGCGACGTCGCTCCGCTTCACGCGATCTGCGACCTTGCAGAAAAATATAACGCGCTGACCTATTGCGACGAAGTCCATGCGGTCGGCATGTACGGCCCACGCGGCGGTGGCATCAGCGATCGCGACGAAGCCGCGAGCCGTATCACCATCATCGAAGGCACGCTGGGCAAGGCTTTCGGCGTGATGGGCGGCTATATCGCCGCCGACAAAAATATCATCGACGTGATCCGCAGCTATGCGCCGGGCTTCATCTTCACGACCAGCCTGTCGCCGGTGCTCGTCGCGGGCGTGCTCGCCAGCGTGCGGCACCTGAAGTCGTCGAGCGTCGAGCGCGACGCGCAGCAGGAAGCCGCAGCTTACCTCAAGCAATGCTTCCGCGACGCCGGCCTGCCGGTGATGGATTCGACGACGCATATCGTCCCGCTGATGGTCGGCGACCCGGTGCGCGCGAAGAAGATCAGCGACATCCTGCTCGCCGAATATGGCGTCTATGTGCAGCCGATCAATTTCCCGACCGTGCCGCGCGGCACCGAACGCCTGCGCTTCACCCCGGGCCCGGCCCATGACGAGGCGATGATGCGCGAGCTGACGAGCGCGCTGGTCGAGATCTGGGATCGGCTCGAACTGCAGCTTCAGAAGGCGGCGTGA
- the murI gene encoding glutamate racemase has protein sequence MNAPAPDAPILFFDSGLGGLTVLGPTRALLPTAPIVYAADYAGLPYGKKSNEELAARVPALLGRLVERYQPRLAVIACNTASTIALAHVRAALDLPIVGTVPAIKPAAELTKSGVIGVLGTEATVRQPYVDDLSARFAAGKTVLRHGSPGLVTGAEAKLCGETVDPEVIVRAIAGLRDQPGGDRIDVIVLACTHFPLLQDELQAAAGPGVTLIDGAAGIARRIAHLTEGQPWPAAAAPGVAVFTRSDDRPPPPLAALAPYGIGSIETI, from the coding sequence ATGAACGCTCCCGCGCCCGACGCCCCCATTCTCTTCTTCGACAGCGGCCTTGGCGGGCTCACCGTGCTGGGTCCGACACGCGCGCTGCTCCCGACTGCCCCGATCGTCTATGCCGCCGACTATGCCGGGCTGCCCTATGGCAAGAAGAGCAACGAGGAACTCGCCGCGCGGGTCCCCGCGTTGCTTGGGCGCCTCGTTGAACGCTATCAGCCGCGGCTCGCGGTCATTGCGTGCAACACCGCCTCGACGATCGCGCTTGCGCATGTTCGCGCCGCACTCGACCTGCCGATCGTCGGGACGGTGCCGGCGATCAAGCCGGCGGCCGAACTCACCAAAAGCGGCGTCATTGGCGTGCTCGGCACCGAGGCAACGGTCCGCCAGCCCTATGTCGACGATCTTAGTGCCAGGTTTGCCGCCGGCAAGACCGTGCTGCGCCATGGCAGCCCGGGTCTGGTTACCGGTGCCGAGGCGAAGCTGTGCGGCGAGACGGTCGATCCGGAGGTGATCGTCCGCGCGATTGCGGGCCTGCGCGACCAGCCGGGGGGCGACCGGATCGACGTGATCGTCCTCGCCTGCACGCATTTTCCGTTGTTGCAGGACGAACTGCAGGCGGCAGCGGGCCCCGGGGTGACCCTGATCGACGGCGCCGCGGGCATCGCACGGCGCATCGCCCATCTGACCGAAGGCCAGCCCTGGCCCGCCGCGGCCGCCCCCGGTGTCGCGGTCTTCACGCGGAGCGACGACCGCCCGCCCCCGCCGCTCGCCGCGCTGGCCCCCTATGGCATCGGGTCGATCGAGACGATCTGA
- the plsY gene encoding glycerol-3-phosphate 1-O-acyltransferase PlsY — MTLYLLIAAGYLLGSIPFGVILTRMFGAGDLRQIGSGNIGATNVLRTGRKGLAAATLILDGAKGAVAVLLARHFVPELGDHAAMIAGAAAMIGHCYPVWLKFRGGKGVATLLGLALALAWPIGLVFAVVWIGTVLLLRISSLGGMLGAVSAPIAALAFGHQVYAIGLAGLAVIVLWRHRENIARLRAGTEPRVGGKKAAPEGAGGA, encoded by the coding sequence ATGACTTTATATTTGCTGATTGCCGCGGGCTATCTGTTGGGATCGATCCCGTTCGGCGTGATCCTGACGCGCATGTTCGGCGCGGGCGACCTGCGCCAGATCGGGTCGGGCAATATCGGCGCGACCAATGTGCTGCGGACCGGGCGCAAGGGACTGGCGGCGGCAACGCTGATCCTCGACGGCGCAAAGGGCGCGGTGGCGGTGCTGCTCGCGCGCCATTTCGTCCCCGAACTCGGCGACCATGCGGCGATGATCGCGGGCGCCGCGGCGATGATCGGCCATTGCTATCCGGTGTGGCTGAAGTTCCGCGGCGGGAAGGGCGTTGCGACATTGCTGGGCCTTGCGCTTGCGCTCGCCTGGCCGATCGGGCTGGTGTTCGCCGTCGTGTGGATCGGCACCGTCTTGTTGCTGCGTATCTCATCGCTCGGCGGGATGCTCGGCGCGGTGTCGGCACCGATCGCCGCGCTCGCCTTCGGCCATCAGGTCTATGCCATCGGCCTCGCGGGCCTCGCGGTCATCGTGCTGTGGCGCCACCGCGAAAATATCGCACGGCTGCGTGCCGGGACCGAGCCGAGGGTCGGCGGAAAGAAGGCCGCGCCTGAAGGAGCCGGCGGAGCGTGA
- the dprA gene encoding DNA-processing protein DprA gives MTHAERLARLRLIRTPHVGPVSWHQLMLRFGSGEAALDALPDLALRGGAGKARIAPVEAAEREIERVAQLSARHIFSDEDDYSPMLREVEGAPPVVVVRGDTAMLRRPCVAIVGARNASAIACRFARQLAADLAARDVTVVSGLARGVDTAAHIGALGGSTVGVIASGIDIAFPPENAVLQEKIASDQLLIAEQPPGTEPLARHFPSRNRIIAGVAHGTVVIEAAPKSGSLITARRAGDYGREVMAVPGSPLDPRAQGCNMLIREGATLIQTVDDVLEAVGPIDTRMVREPVQRYAAAPAPVDAGEGERRSLVDLLGPTPVAVDELVRQSGQDASTVQLLLLELELAGRVERHAGAKISLV, from the coding sequence GTGACGCACGCCGAGCGGCTGGCGCGGCTGCGGCTGATCCGCACGCCGCATGTCGGCCCAGTCAGCTGGCATCAGCTCATGCTGCGCTTCGGGTCGGGCGAGGCCGCGCTCGATGCGCTGCCCGATCTCGCCCTGCGCGGCGGGGCAGGGAAGGCGCGCATCGCACCGGTCGAGGCCGCCGAGCGTGAGATCGAGCGCGTGGCCCAATTGAGCGCGCGCCATATTTTCAGCGACGAGGATGATTATTCGCCGATGCTGCGCGAGGTCGAGGGCGCGCCGCCCGTCGTCGTCGTGCGCGGCGATACGGCGATGCTGCGGCGCCCATGCGTTGCGATCGTCGGCGCGCGCAATGCCTCGGCGATCGCATGCCGCTTCGCGCGCCAGCTCGCGGCCGATCTGGCGGCGCGCGACGTGACCGTGGTTAGCGGGCTCGCCCGCGGCGTCGACACCGCTGCGCATATCGGCGCGCTCGGCGGATCGACCGTAGGCGTCATCGCCAGCGGAATCGACATTGCCTTTCCGCCCGAAAATGCCGTGCTGCAGGAAAAGATCGCGAGCGACCAGTTGCTGATCGCCGAGCAACCGCCGGGAACCGAGCCGCTCGCGCGCCACTTCCCGTCGCGTAATCGCATCATCGCCGGGGTCGCGCACGGAACGGTGGTGATCGAGGCGGCGCCCAAATCGGGATCGCTGATCACCGCGCGGCGGGCCGGTGATTACGGGCGCGAGGTGATGGCGGTGCCGGGCTCGCCGCTCGACCCGCGCGCGCAGGGCTGCAATATGCTGATCCGCGAAGGCGCGACGCTGATCCAGACGGTCGACGATGTGCTGGAGGCGGTCGGACCGATCGATACGCGAATGGTGCGCGAGCCGGTGCAACGCTACGCCGCCGCGCCCGCGCCGGTCGACGCGGGCGAGGGTGAACGCCGGTCGCTGGTCGATCTGCTCGGCCCGACGCCGGTCGCGGTCGACGAGTTGGTGCGACAATCCGGGCAGGACGCCTCGACGGTGCAGCTGCTCTTGCTCGAACTCGAACTGGCGGGCCGTGTCGAGCGCCATGCGGGCGCGAAGATCTCGCTCGTGTGA
- the topA gene encoding type I DNA topoisomerase — MQLVIVESPAKAKTIEKYLGRDFKVLASYGHVRDLPPKDGSVDPDDGFAMQWQLYPDKTKRMKEIQDAAKTADRLILATDPDREGEAISWHVQELLRSKKALPQEVDRVTFNAITKDAVLTAMAHPRALDDDLIDAYRARRALDYLVGFTLSPVLWRKLPGAKSAGRVQSVTLRMIVEREREIEAFVAQQYWSITGLFEMSGTPFKARLAQWRGDKIERLSITSEADARAAEADVKAGHFTVDAVETKPLTRNPPPPFTTSTLQQEAARKLGFSASHTMRVAQGLYEDGAITYMRTDGVQMDGAAISAARAAIANRYDGGYVPDKPRIYQTKAKNAQEAHEAIRPTDFSKDKAGSGDHARLYELIWKRAMASQMASARLERTSIDLADGTGKTVMRATGQVIKFPGFLALYDEGRDDSNDDDDARLLPAMTKGDAPAKTGVEVESHETQPPPRYSEASMVKKMEELGIGRPSTWAAILQVLKDRAYVTVEKNRFIPEESGRLLTAFLERFFARYVEYDYTAGLEEELDDVSGGRAQWQAVLERFWRDFKPRTGEVMEQKPSEITAALDEFLGPYLFPDKGDGSDPRICPNCGTGKLALRGGKFGPFIACSNYPDCKFTRKFAQPGGNGEADTGPEAMGTDPESGLEVTKRSGRFGPYIQLGDGKEAKRSSIPKDIPGEDFDLDYAIRLLNLPREVGTHPESGKTIMAGLGRYGPYLLHDGKYAKLTGTAEIFDIGMNAAVVRIAEAAAGGGRGRTKAEPLNTFGPHPTSGGEMKLMEGRFGPYVTDGTTNATLPKSADPATLTLEEAIALIDARAAKGPAKGKKKAAPKKAAAKKAPAKKAPAKKAPAKKAAE; from the coding sequence ATGCAATTGGTAATTGTGGAATCGCCCGCAAAGGCGAAGACGATCGAGAAATATCTGGGACGCGACTTCAAGGTGCTGGCGTCCTATGGCCATGTCCGCGATCTGCCGCCCAAGGACGGGTCGGTCGATCCCGACGACGGCTTCGCGATGCAGTGGCAGCTCTATCCCGACAAGACGAAGCGGATGAAGGAAATCCAGGATGCGGCGAAGACGGCCGATCGCCTGATCCTCGCGACCGACCCTGATCGCGAAGGTGAAGCGATCAGCTGGCATGTGCAGGAATTGCTGCGCAGTAAAAAGGCGCTGCCGCAAGAGGTCGACCGCGTCACCTTCAACGCGATCACCAAGGATGCGGTGCTCACCGCGATGGCGCATCCGCGCGCGCTCGACGACGATCTGATCGATGCCTATCGCGCCCGCCGCGCGCTCGACTATCTCGTCGGCTTCACCCTGTCGCCGGTGCTGTGGCGCAAGCTGCCCGGCGCCAAATCGGCGGGCCGTGTCCAGTCGGTGACGCTGCGCATGATCGTCGAACGCGAGCGCGAAATCGAAGCCTTTGTTGCGCAGCAATATTGGTCGATCACGGGCCTGTTCGAAATGTCGGGCACGCCGTTCAAGGCGCGCCTTGCGCAATGGCGCGGCGACAAGATCGAGCGGCTGTCGATCACCAGCGAGGCCGATGCACGCGCCGCCGAAGCCGATGTGAAGGCGGGGCATTTCACCGTCGATGCGGTCGAGACCAAGCCGCTGACGCGCAATCCGCCGCCGCCCTTCACGACGTCGACGCTGCAACAGGAAGCCGCGCGCAAGCTGGGCTTTTCCGCCAGCCACACGATGCGTGTCGCGCAGGGGCTCTATGAAGACGGCGCGATCACTTACATGCGTACCGACGGCGTCCAGATGGACGGCGCCGCGATCAGCGCGGCGCGCGCCGCCATCGCAAACCGCTATGACGGCGGCTACGTCCCCGACAAGCCGCGCATCTATCAGACCAAGGCAAAAAATGCCCAGGAGGCCCACGAGGCGATCCGTCCGACCGACTTTTCAAAGGACAAGGCGGGCAGCGGCGATCATGCGCGGCTTTACGAACTGATCTGGAAGCGCGCGATGGCAAGCCAGATGGCTTCCGCGCGACTGGAGCGGACGAGCATCGACCTCGCCGACGGCACCGGAAAGACGGTGATGCGGGCGACCGGACAGGTCATCAAATTCCCCGGCTTTCTGGCGCTGTATGACGAAGGCCGCGACGACAGCAACGACGATGACGACGCGCGCTTGCTGCCCGCGATGACCAAAGGCGATGCACCCGCGAAGACAGGGGTCGAGGTCGAAAGCCACGAGACCCAGCCGCCGCCGCGCTATTCCGAAGCCAGCATGGTCAAGAAGATGGAAGAGCTGGGGATTGGGCGCCCGTCGACTTGGGCCGCGATCCTGCAGGTTCTGAAGGATCGCGCCTATGTGACGGTCGAGAAGAATCGCTTCATTCCGGAAGAAAGCGGGCGGTTGCTGACCGCGTTCCTCGAGCGCTTTTTTGCGCGCTATGTCGAATATGACTACACTGCGGGGCTCGAGGAAGAGCTCGACGATGTGTCAGGCGGCCGCGCGCAGTGGCAGGCGGTTCTCGAACGCTTCTGGCGCGACTTCAAGCCGCGCACGGGCGAGGTGATGGAGCAGAAGCCGTCGGAGATTACTGCGGCGCTCGACGAATTCCTCGGCCCCTATCTCTTCCCCGACAAGGGCGACGGCAGCGACCCGCGCATCTGCCCCAATTGCGGCACCGGCAAGCTGGCGCTGCGCGGCGGCAAGTTCGGACCGTTCATCGCGTGCAGCAATTATCCCGACTGCAAGTTCACGCGCAAATTCGCGCAGCCGGGCGGCAATGGCGAGGCCGACACCGGTCCCGAGGCGATGGGCACCGATCCCGAATCCGGGCTGGAAGTGACCAAGCGCAGCGGACGCTTCGGTCCCTATATCCAGCTCGGCGACGGCAAGGAGGCGAAGCGTTCGTCGATCCCGAAGGATATCCCGGGCGAGGATTTCGATCTCGACTATGCGATCAGGCTCTTGAACCTGCCGCGCGAGGTCGGGACGCATCCCGAAAGCGGCAAGACCATCATGGCGGGGCTGGGGCGCTACGGCCCGTACCTTCTCCACGACGGCAAATATGCGAAGCTGACGGGCACCGCCGAGATCTTTGACATCGGCATGAACGCCGCGGTCGTGCGCATCGCCGAAGCGGCAGCCGGCGGCGGGCGCGGGCGCACCAAGGCCGAGCCGCTCAACACCTTCGGCCCGCATCCGACGAGCGGCGGCGAGATGAAGCTGATGGAAGGACGCTTCGGGCCTTATGTGACCGACGGCACGACCAATGCGACGCTGCCCAAGAGCGCCGATCCGGCGACCTTGACGCTCGAAGAGGCGATCGCGCTGATCGACGCGCGCGCCGCGAAGGGCCCGGCGAAGGGCAAGAAAAAGGCCGCGCCGAAGAAGGCGGCCGCGAAGAAAGCCCCGGCCAAGAAGGCGCCTGCAAAGAAGGCTCCGGCAAAGAAGGCGGCCGAGTAG
- a CDS encoding alpha/beta hydrolase: MRHFYAVILFVMSALSLPAAAQQSRYLISAQPMTDAPPGIQAWRVQYWTTNGNGQRFAVTGIVAAPMEAIPARPRRVIAWTHGAWGVAEKCAPSLSPDFFAYSAGMNAVRSGYVVVAPDYIGLASPTMHPFLVGADTANAVLDAVRAAREIPGAAAGSNFAVWGESQGGHAALWTATAARSYAPDLTLVATAAAAPPTDLAANLREGSDKNARALLLSFALHSWSTLYGFSMDGITNRTNQGIITRLAQNNCVAFNKKPKLGTILGILTIARATKNKDIAKIEPFGSFARTNSVDPARVPGPLLIAQSRNDTIVAPAVTRKFAKAVCRRGTPLRWIDMTGDHGASARESSQETIGWITSRFDGNTPPNDCRRT; encoded by the coding sequence ATGCGCCACTTCTACGCCGTGATATTGTTCGTGATGTCGGCGCTTTCCTTGCCCGCTGCGGCACAACAATCCCGATATCTCATCTCCGCCCAGCCGATGACCGACGCGCCGCCGGGCATACAGGCGTGGCGCGTGCAATATTGGACCACCAACGGCAATGGCCAACGCTTCGCCGTCACCGGCATCGTCGCTGCGCCGATGGAGGCGATCCCGGCGCGCCCACGCCGCGTGATCGCCTGGACCCACGGCGCGTGGGGCGTCGCCGAGAAATGCGCGCCGTCGCTCAGCCCGGACTTCTTTGCCTATAGCGCGGGAATGAACGCGGTTCGCAGCGGTTATGTCGTCGTCGCGCCCGACTATATCGGCCTTGCCAGTCCGACGATGCATCCTTTCCTCGTGGGGGCCGACACCGCCAACGCGGTTCTCGACGCCGTGCGCGCGGCGCGCGAGATTCCCGGCGCGGCGGCGGGCAGCAACTTTGCCGTCTGGGGAGAATCGCAAGGCGGCCACGCCGCGCTGTGGACCGCGACCGCTGCACGCTCCTATGCGCCCGACCTGACGCTGGTCGCCACGGCAGCAGCCGCGCCGCCCACCGACCTCGCCGCCAATCTGCGCGAGGGGAGCGACAAGAATGCGCGCGCGCTCTTGCTGTCCTTCGCACTGCATAGCTGGTCGACGCTATATGGCTTCTCGATGGACGGCATCACCAACCGCACGAACCAGGGCATCATCACCCGGCTGGCGCAGAATAATTGCGTCGCCTTCAACAAGAAGCCCAAGCTCGGCACGATCCTTGGCATCCTCACCATCGCCCGCGCGACGAAAAACAAGGACATCGCGAAGATCGAGCCCTTCGGCTCCTTCGCACGCACCAACAGCGTCGATCCCGCACGCGTGCCCGGACCGCTGCTGATCGCGCAGAGCCGCAACGACACGATTGTCGCGCCCGCGGTCACGCGCAAATTCGCCAAGGCGGTGTGCAGGCGCGGAACGCCGCTGCGCTGGATCGACATGACGGGAGATCATGGCGCAAGCGCGCGCGAAAGTTCGCAGGAAACGATCGGCTGGATCACCTCGCGCTTCGACGGCAACACGCCGCCCAACGATTGTCGGCGGACATAG
- the era gene encoding GTPase Era: MTHRCGFVAVVGAPNAGKSTIVNALVGQKVAIVSPKAQTTRTRLMGVAMDGETQIVLIDTPGIFAPTRRLDRAMVAAAWNSLDQAEAILVMIDAAAKLGERAERVLQGIEGRPEKKFLVLNKVDLTKKDKLLTIATQLNERVAFDETFFISASTGDGVPELKATLAKLMPEGPWHFPEDEVSDAPERMLAAEITREQLYRQLHEELPYQSTVETEKFTTRPDGSAEIHQQILVARDNQRAIILGHKGERIKEIGSKSRAELTELLGRKVHLFLHVKVKANWDEDRGVYRDMGLDWVD; this comes from the coding sequence ATGACCCACCGTTGCGGATTTGTCGCCGTCGTCGGCGCGCCCAACGCGGGCAAATCGACGATCGTCAACGCGCTCGTCGGCCAGAAGGTCGCGATCGTCAGTCCGAAGGCGCAGACGACGCGCACGCGGTTGATGGGCGTCGCGATGGACGGCGAAACGCAGATCGTCCTGATCGACACGCCGGGTATCTTCGCCCCCACCCGCCGGCTCGACCGCGCGATGGTCGCCGCCGCGTGGAACAGCCTTGACCAGGCCGAGGCGATCCTCGTGATGATCGATGCCGCGGCGAAGCTCGGCGAGCGCGCCGAACGCGTGCTGCAGGGGATCGAGGGACGGCCCGAGAAGAAGTTCCTTGTTCTCAACAAGGTCGATCTGACCAAGAAGGACAAATTGCTGACGATCGCGACGCAGCTCAACGAGCGGGTCGCCTTCGACGAAACCTTCTTCATCTCGGCGAGCACCGGCGACGGCGTGCCCGAACTCAAGGCGACGCTGGCGAAGCTGATGCCCGAGGGGCCGTGGCATTTCCCCGAGGACGAGGTCAGCGACGCCCCCGAACGCATGCTCGCGGCCGAGATTACGCGCGAGCAGCTCTATCGCCAGCTCCACGAAGAGCTGCCGTATCAGTCAACGGTCGAGACCGAGAAATTCACGACGCGCCCCGACGGCAGCGCCGAAATTCACCAGCAGATCCTCGTCGCACGCGACAACCAGCGCGCAATCATCCTCGGCCACAAGGGCGAGCGGATCAAGGAGATCGGCAGCAAGTCGCGCGCCGAGCTGACCGAGCTGTTGGGGCGCAAGGTGCACCTGTTCCTGCACGTAAAGGTCAAGGCGAACTGGGACGAAGACCGCGGCGTCTATCGCGACATGGGGCTCGACTGGGTCGATTGA
- the rnc gene encoding ribonuclease III, producing the protein MNDPLDTGALAEIIGCTPDDPALYDLALTHGSTGRADYQRLEFLGDRVLGLVIASELYTRFPSASEGEMSSRLHVLASGATCAAIAQRLKLTDLVRFGAQARNDGGRYSDNIAADAIEALIGALYLDQGADAARRFILAHWGEMIDGQQAAPKHPKAALQEWALARKRRPPEYEIIAREGPDHAPRFRIAVSIGKLARAEAEGASKQAAEKAAAAALLAELEGLKE; encoded by the coding sequence TTGAACGATCCTCTCGACACCGGGGCGCTCGCCGAGATCATCGGCTGCACCCCGGACGACCCGGCGCTCTACGATCTGGCGCTGACGCACGGCAGCACCGGGCGCGCCGATTATCAGCGGCTCGAATTCCTCGGCGACCGCGTGCTCGGGCTCGTCATCGCCTCCGAACTCTACACGCGCTTTCCCTCGGCCAGCGAGGGCGAGATGTCGTCGCGGCTGCACGTGCTCGCATCGGGCGCAACCTGCGCCGCGATCGCGCAGCGGCTGAAACTCACCGACCTCGTCCGCTTCGGCGCGCAGGCGCGCAACGATGGCGGACGGTATAGCGACAATATCGCCGCCGATGCGATCGAGGCGCTGATCGGCGCGCTGTATCTCGATCAGGGCGCCGACGCCGCGCGCCGCTTCATCCTGGCGCATTGGGGCGAGATGATCGACGGGCAGCAGGCGGCGCCGAAACACCCGAAGGCCGCGCTGCAGGAGTGGGCGCTGGCGCGCAAGCGCCGCCCGCCCGAATATGAAATCATCGCGCGCGAAGGCCCCGACCATGCGCCGCGCTTCCGTATCGCGGTCAGCATCGGCAAGCTCGCGCGCGCCGAAGCCGAAGGCGCATCAAAACAGGCAGCGGAAAAGGCGGCAGCGGCCGCGTTGCTCGCCGAACTCGAAGGATTAAAGGAATGA
- the lepB gene encoding signal peptidase I, whose protein sequence is MSAKEEAVDTVRFLALLAIAVLIFRSFFLSPFNIPSESMQPRLLIGDYLLVNKMAYGYSKYSLPFSAPLIPGRIFARTPERGDVVVFKAPPVADNDYIKRVIGLPGDSVQVKEGIVWLNGKPLKREAIADFVIPVTPNMVEASRMTGTLPCYSPEFEEIAADGQRQCRYKQFKETLPSGKSYNILDITTIPEDNTPLVVVPAGHLFLMGDNRDRSADSRFPAMENQGIGLVPEENLVGHALVGMFSTDGSASWINPVSWFTAARWGRIGEGF, encoded by the coding sequence GTGTCCGCCAAGGAAGAGGCGGTCGACACCGTCCGTTTCCTCGCGCTGCTCGCGATCGCGGTGCTGATTTTTCGCAGCTTTTTCCTGTCGCCGTTCAACATCCCGTCGGAATCGATGCAGCCGCGGCTGCTCATCGGAGACTATCTGCTCGTTAACAAGATGGCCTATGGCTATTCGAAATACAGCCTGCCGTTCAGCGCGCCGCTGATCCCGGGCCGGATTTTCGCGCGCACCCCCGAACGCGGCGACGTCGTCGTGTTCAAGGCGCCGCCGGTCGCCGACAATGATTATATCAAGCGCGTCATCGGCCTGCCCGGCGACAGCGTGCAGGTGAAAGAGGGCATCGTTTGGCTGAACGGCAAGCCGCTGAAGCGCGAAGCCATCGCCGATTTCGTCATCCCGGTGACCCCGAACATGGTCGAAGCCTCGCGCATGACGGGCACGCTGCCCTGCTATTCGCCCGAGTTCGAGGAAATCGCTGCCGACGGCCAGCGCCAGTGCCGTTACAAGCAGTTCAAGGAAACGCTGCCTAGCGGCAAAAGCTATAACATCCTCGACATCACGACGATCCCCGAGGACAATACCCCGCTCGTCGTCGTGCCCGCGGGCCATCTGTTCCTGATGGGCGACAACCGCGACCGCAGCGCCGACAGCCGTTTCCCCGCGATGGAAAATCAGGGCATCGGGCTGGTGCCGGAGGAAAATCTGGTCGGCCACGCGCTCGTCGGCATGTTCTCGACCGACGGCTCGGCGAGCTGGATCAACCCGGTCAGCTGGTTCACCGCGGCGCGCTGGGGCCGCATCGGGGAAGGTTTTTGA